Proteins from a genomic interval of Clostridium sp. M62/1:
- a CDS encoding acyl-CoA carboxylase subunit beta yields MNMYSMPGYFQNMPTIGKDLVNPNPENEESLKAVEKDIHDSIEKALAAGITSEEKLNERGQLSAMQRINALIDAGTWCPLNSLYNPEGNRFGTTNVVNGLGRVDGKWVYIVASDNKKMAGAWVPGQADNLLRASDTAKMLHLPLVYLLNCSGVEFPNQDKVYPNRRGGGTPFFRNSELNQLGVPVIVGIYGTNPAGGGYHSISPTILIAHQDANMAVGGAGILSGMNPKGYIDEEAAEQIINAQIENSKHHVPAPGSVPIHYDETGFFREVYENDLGVIEGIKKYISYLPAYNLEFFRVDTPKAPQFPAEDLYSIVPMNQKRPYDMYEVIARLFDNSEFAEYKKGYGPEMITGLAKVNGLLVGVIANVQGLLMNYPEYKQNSVGIGGKLYRQGLVKMNEFVTLCARDRIPLIWLQDTTGIDVGDEAEKAELLGLGQSLIYSIENSKLPSLEVTIRKASAAAHYVLGGPQGNNTNVFSIGTGACEYYVMPGETAANAMYSRKLVKAKKAGEPLQPIIDKMNDMIQMYTDKSRPKYCTEKGMVDEIVDMTDIRPYIQAFTEAAYQNPQSICPFHQMITPRAIREFETFKK; encoded by the coding sequence ATGAACATGTATTCTATGCCAGGATATTTCCAGAACATGCCTACAATCGGTAAAGATCTGGTTAATCCGAATCCAGAAAATGAAGAGAGCTTAAAGGCTGTTGAGAAGGACATTCACGATTCCATCGAGAAAGCTCTTGCAGCCGGCATTACTTCCGAGGAGAAGTTAAATGAGCGCGGACAGTTATCCGCTATGCAGCGTATCAATGCATTAATCGACGCTGGAACATGGTGTCCGTTAAACAGCCTTTACAATCCGGAGGGCAACCGTTTCGGAACAACAAACGTGGTAAACGGCCTTGGACGCGTAGACGGAAAGTGGGTTTACATTGTAGCATCTGATAACAAGAAAATGGCTGGAGCATGGGTTCCGGGACAGGCAGACAATCTGCTTCGCGCTTCCGACACAGCTAAGATGCTTCACTTACCGCTTGTATACCTGTTAAACTGCTCCGGTGTTGAGTTCCCGAACCAGGATAAGGTATATCCAAACAGACGCGGAGGCGGTACACCATTCTTCCGCAACTCTGAGTTAAACCAGTTAGGCGTTCCGGTAATCGTAGGTATCTACGGAACAAACCCTGCAGGCGGCGGATACCACAGCATTTCCCCGACAATCCTGATCGCTCATCAGGATGCCAACATGGCAGTTGGAGGCGCTGGTATTCTTTCCGGTATGAACCCGAAGGGATACATTGATGAGGAGGCTGCAGAGCAGATCATCAATGCACAGATCGAGAACAGCAAGCACCATGTACCGGCTCCAGGCTCCGTGCCGATTCACTACGATGAGACAGGATTCTTCCGCGAGGTATATGAGAACGATTTAGGCGTAATCGAGGGTATCAAGAAATACATCAGCTACCTTCCGGCTTACAACCTGGAGTTCTTCCGTGTTGACACACCAAAGGCTCCTCAGTTCCCGGCAGAGGATCTGTACAGCATCGTTCCGATGAACCAGAAGCGTCCTTACGATATGTACGAGGTTATCGCACGTCTCTTCGACAACAGTGAGTTTGCTGAGTACAAGAAGGGATACGGCCCGGAGATGATCACAGGTCTCGCAAAGGTAAACGGCCTCTTAGTAGGTGTTATCGCCAATGTTCAGGGACTTCTGATGAACTATCCGGAGTACAAGCAGAACTCTGTAGGTATCGGCGGAAAGCTCTACCGTCAGGGCTTAGTTAAGATGAACGAGTTCGTGACACTCTGTGCACGCGACAGAATCCCGTTAATCTGGCTGCAGGATACAACAGGTATCGACGTAGGCGATGAGGCTGAGAAGGCTGAGTTACTTGGTCTTGGACAGTCCTTAATCTACTCCATCGAGAACTCCAAGCTGCCGTCCTTAGAGGTAACCATCCGTAAGGCCAGCGCTGCTGCTCACTACGTTCTCGGCGGACCACAGGGCAACAACACAAACGTATTCTCCATCGGTACAGGTGCATGTGAGTATTACGTAATGCCAGGCGAGACAGCAGCAAACGCTATGTACTCCAGAAAGCTCGTTAAGGCTAAGAAGGCAGGAGAGCCGCTTCAGCCAATCATCGACAAGATGAACGATATGATTCAGATGTACACAGACAAGTCCCGTCCGAAATACTGCACAGAGAAGGGAATGGTAGACGAGATCGTTGACATGACAGACATCCGTCCATACATCCAGGCCTTCACAGAGGCAGCATACCAGAACCCGCAGTCCATCTGCCCATTCCATCAGATGATTACTCCAAGGGCAATCCGCGAGTTCGAGACATTTAAGAAATAA
- the gctB gene encoding glutaconate CoA-transferase subunit B: protein MADYTKYTNKEMQAITLAQQITDDNIAIVGTGLPLIGASVAKRLFAPKCNLIVESGLMDCSPIEVPRSVGDLRFMAHCGCQWPNIRFIGFETNDWLHNNDRIIAFIGGAQIDPYGNVNSTCIGDYHNPKTRFTGSGGANAIATFNNTIIMIQHEKRRFMQKIDYVTSPGWIDGPGGRERLGLPGNRGPLAVVTDRGILKFDKDTKRMYLAGYYETSSPEDIIENTGFDLDVSRAVKLDPPSPEVIKMIREEIDPGQAFIQVPKEEPEAK from the coding sequence ATGGCTGACTACACAAAGTATACAAACAAAGAGATGCAGGCTATTACGCTTGCACAGCAGATCACAGATGACAACATCGCAATCGTAGGTACCGGTCTTCCGTTAATCGGCGCTTCTGTTGCCAAGAGGCTTTTCGCTCCTAAGTGCAACTTAATCGTTGAGTCCGGTCTTATGGACTGCTCTCCGATTGAGGTTCCGCGTTCTGTAGGTGACCTTCGTTTTATGGCACACTGCGGATGCCAGTGGCCGAACATCCGTTTCATCGGATTTGAGACAAACGACTGGCTGCACAACAACGATCGTATCATCGCTTTCATCGGCGGCGCTCAGATCGACCCATACGGAAACGTAAACTCCACCTGTATCGGAGATTACCACAATCCGAAGACACGTTTCACAGGTTCCGGCGGTGCAAACGCTATTGCTACCTTCAACAACACAATCATCATGATTCAGCATGAGAAGAGAAGATTCATGCAGAAGATTGACTACGTTACAAGCCCAGGCTGGATCGACGGCCCTGGCGGACGTGAGAGACTCGGCCTTCCGGGCAACAGAGGACCTCTGGCAGTCGTTACAGACCGCGGTATCTTAAAGTTTGACAAGGATACAAAGAGAATGTACCTTGCAGGATACTATGAGACATCCTCACCGGAGGATATCATCGAGAACACAGGTTTCGATCTGGATGTATCCAGAGCAGTGAAGCTGGATCCTCCGTCTCCTGAGGTAATCAAGATGATCCGTGAGGAGATCGATCCAGGTCAGGCATTTATCCAGGTTCCGAAGGAGGAGCCGGAGGCAAAATAA
- the hgdC gene encoding (R)-2-hydroxyglutaryl-CoA dehydratase activase HgdC: protein MAIYTMGIDVGSTASKCIILKDGKEIVGKSLVDVGTGTSGPARAIEEVLRDADMTQEQLDYTLATGYGRNSLLGIAKKQMSELSCHAKGASFLFPNVHTVIDIGGQDVKVLHIDNGAMTNFQMNDKCAAGTGRFLDVMAKVLEVKVQDLGRLGAMSTKEVGISSTCTVFAESEVISQLAMGTDKCDIINGIHKSVAHRVTGLAHRIGVVPDVVMTGGVAQNSGVVSALQKELGCEIHISPLTQYNGALGAALFAYQAASRQK, encoded by the coding sequence ATGGCAATTTACACAATGGGTATCGATGTGGGTTCTACTGCGTCGAAATGCATTATCTTAAAGGACGGAAAGGAAATTGTCGGAAAATCCCTGGTGGATGTGGGAACAGGCACAAGCGGTCCGGCCCGCGCTATTGAGGAAGTCCTCAGGGATGCGGATATGACACAGGAGCAGCTTGACTACACACTGGCAACCGGCTATGGCCGCAATTCCCTCCTGGGAATCGCCAAAAAGCAGATGAGCGAGCTTTCCTGCCACGCAAAGGGTGCATCCTTCCTGTTTCCAAATGTCCATACCGTCATTGATATCGGCGGGCAGGATGTGAAGGTGCTTCACATTGACAACGGCGCCATGACTAATTTCCAGATGAACGACAAGTGTGCAGCCGGAACCGGCCGTTTTCTGGATGTTATGGCAAAGGTTCTGGAGGTTAAGGTTCAGGATCTGGGAAGACTGGGCGCTATGTCTACAAAGGAGGTAGGCATCAGCTCTACCTGTACGGTTTTCGCGGAGAGCGAGGTTATCAGCCAGCTCGCCATGGGAACAGACAAGTGCGATATTATCAACGGTATCCACAAATCAGTGGCACACCGGGTTACGGGACTTGCACACAGAATCGGGGTAGTTCCGGATGTGGTTATGACAGGCGGTGTTGCTCAGAACAGCGGCGTTGTCTCCGCTCTTCAGAAGGAGCTGGGCTGCGAGATCCACATTTCCCCGCTGACACAGTATAACGGCGCGCTGGGTGCTGCGCTTTTTGCGTACCAGGCAGCCAGCCGTCAGAAATAA